Proteins encoded together in one Lathyrus oleraceus cultivar Zhongwan6 chromosome 5, CAAS_Psat_ZW6_1.0, whole genome shotgun sequence window:
- the LOC127085537 gene encoding 60S acidic ribosomal protein P0, with protein sequence MAIKPTKAEKKQNYDAKLCQLIDEFTQILVVNADNVGSNQLQSIRSGLRGDSVVLMGKNTMMKRSVRIHAEKTGNKAFLNLIPLLVGNVGLIFTKGDLKEVSEEVAKYKVGAPARVGLVAPIDVVVPPGNTGLDPSQTSFFQVLNIPTKINKGTVEIITPVELIKKGDKVGSSEAALLSKLGIRPFSYGLVVLNVYDNGSVFSPEVLDLTDDDLVQKFAVGVSMVTSLSLAISYPTLAAAPHMFLNAYKNVLAVAVATEYSFPEADEVKEYLKDPSKFAVAAVAAPAAASAAAPAAAKEETKKEEPEEESDEDIGFGLFDE encoded by the exons ATGGCGATCAAACCTACAAAAGCTGAGAAGAAGCAGAATTACGATGCTAAGCTCTGCCAACTCATCGATGAATTCACCCAAATCCTTGTTGTTAACGCCGACAATGTCGGATCTAACCAGCTACAGAGCATTCGTAGCGGTCTTCGTGGTGACTCCGTGGTTCTCATGGGTAAGAACACCATGATGAAGCGTTCCGTTCGTATCCACGCTGAGAAAACCGGAAACAAAGCATTTCTCAACCTTATTCCCCTTCTTGTC GGTAATGTTGGTTTGATTTTCACAAAAGGTGACTTGAAGGAAGTTAGCGAAGAGGTTGCTAAGTACAAG GTCGGAGCTCCTGCTCGTGTTGGTTTGGTTGCTCCAATTGACGTCGTTGTGCCTCCAGGCAACACAGGGCTTGACCCCTCTCAGACTTCTTTCTTCCAG GTGCTTAACATTCCAACCAAGATTAACAAGGGTACTGTGGAAATCATTACCCCTGTGGAACTTATTAAGAAAGGAGACAAGGTTGGATCGTCTGAAGCTGCATTGCTCTCCAAGTTAGGCATAAGGCCCTTTTCCTATGGGCTTGTGGTCCTTAATGTTTATGATAACGGTTCAGTGTTTAGCCCCGAGGTTCTTGACCTCACTGATGATGATCTCGTTCAGAAGTTTGCTGTTGGGGTGTCAATGGTTACTTCACTTTCTTTGGCCATCTCATACCCGACACTTGCAGCTGCTCCTCACATGTTTCTCAATGCCTACAAGAACGTTCTAGCAGTTGCAGTTGCTACAGAGTATTCATTCCCCGAGGCAGACGAGGTTAAAGAGTACCTGAAG GACCCAAGTAAGTTTGCTGTAGCTGCAGTTGCTGCACCAGCTGCTGCTTCTGCTGCTGCCCCTGCCGCCGCCAAGGAGGAGACAAAGAAGGAAGAGCCTGAAGAAGAATCCGATGAAGACATTGGTTTCGGTCTGTTTGATGAATAA